GATACGGTCTACGTACCGGAGCAGCTGATCTATTTTGATAAAGTTAAATACTGGACCAGCGTCACGCAGATTATTGCCAATACCGCCACCGGGCTTGGTATGATGGCCCTCCTAGCGACGTCAATATAAAAGTAGCCGCCGGTTGGCGCGGTCACAGCGGGACAAGCCCGGCCCTTATCGCGTAGTGAACGATAGAGGCCGTGGAGCGAAGCCCCAGCTTGGCGGCCACATTCGATCTGTGCGCTTGCGCCGTCTTGGCGCTGATAGCGAGGCCCGCGGCGATTTGTTTCGCTGTCGCGCCCTTTGCGATCATCATTATTACCTCGCGCTCGCGTCTGGATAGTCGCGCGCCCTTGCTAACCTTGCTGTACGCCGGGCGCAGACGTTCGAGGACGCAGCCCGCCACGGACGGGCTAATGTACCGCTTTTCGGCGATCGCGGCTTTTACAGCCTCTACCAGGGTCGCCGGTCCGTCGCTTTTTAGCACATAAGCGGACGCCCGTGCGCCCAGGAGGCTCTCTAGAACGTACTCCCTGTCATCGTACCCGCTGAGCATCACCGTCTTCACGTTCGGGCAGCTGCGCGTAATGCTATGGGCGGCATTGATGCCACTGGCGCCCGGGAGCTGAACGTCAATTATAGCCACGTCCGGCAGTAGGGCCGTTACGACCTTCAGCCCGTCTTCGGCGCTGTCCGCACAGCCGATGACTTTGATACCGGACATGGCTAGGAGGGCCGACAGGCCGGCCACGACCATCTCGTGGTCGTCGATAATCACAACTCTGCATTTACTCGCTGAATCCGCGGCGACGGGCTTGACGCTGAACATACGCGCCTCGGGAAAACGCGATCTGCGGAGGTTTGGGCCGCACGCGCCGCCCCGGGCGAGTCCGTGCCCTTGACGTCAGCGAATGGTGTCGCTGGGCCGGGGCGGTCTCGGGCGTGGGGAGTTGACACGGCAGGCCGTAACAGGACGATGACGCGGCATAGATGAAGCGGCTTGCACCGGCGGCGCGCGCCGCCTCCAGCATCGCCACCGTGCCGTTCACATTGACCCAATGATACGCCCTGGGATCGGCAATCGAGGGCACGATGTCGGCCAAACCGGCGAGGTGAAAAACCCACTGCGCGTCCGCCAGCAGCCCACTCAAACGCGCCTCCTCGTTGATATCCACCCTCTCCCACTCTAAGCCGGCGTGGTGGCGCAAATGGGCCAGATTTGCCTCGCGCCCCGTGGCCGGATTATCCAGTACTCGCACTCGATGGCCCTCACGCAGCAACCGCTCCACCAGATGGCTGCCGATAAAGCCGGCGCCGCCGGTGACCACCACCCTCAAGCCGCCGCTATTGGTCGTCATCGCCAGCTCAGTAGGCGCCGTTGCATTTGATTACCGCCGGCGCGGTGCGCAGCAATATTGCCAGATCGCGCCCCAAGCCGGGCTTGGCCAGATAACTGGCATCCAATCCAATCCGGGCCGCGTAGCCAAGGTTGGCACGCCCGGCGACCTGCCACAGGCCGGTGATTCCCGGCCGCACGGCGTGGCGGCGAGCCAGCCGGAGCGGACCCGAGTAGCGCACATATAGTTCTTCTTCCTGCACGGTGATGGGGCGGGGCCCGACCAGCGACATCTCGCCTTTCAGCACGTTGATCAATTGAGGCAGTTCGTTGATGCTGGTGCGGCGCAGGAAATTGCCGATCAACGGCAGGATGCGCGGATCGTGGCGCAGCTTGCGATCGCGCTCCCATTCCTGGCGCGCGGCCGGGTCGGCGCCCAGCACGTGGGCCAGTTGCTGGTGGGCATCGCGCACCATGGTGGAAAACTTGAACATCCGAAAAACACGCCGATCCTGGCCCAGAACCTCCACCCCGACCACCAGCGGTACCTCCCAATGGAGCAGCTTCAACACTATCGCCGCCAGCACGAATAGCGGCGCACTCAGGAGCAGTAGAATCAGCGCCCCCACGACATCCAGGCCGCGCTTGCCCCGGTATTGCACGACCATCGGGACGGTCGCCTGACGCTTGATCCCGCGTCCGCTTTCGGCCGCAAGCGAGCGTGAGCGTCTGGGCGGCGGCGCCGCCTGTAGCTTGGTTTTGACTCTTTCTTTCAGTTGCCGAGTTACGAGGTTAGAGCCGAGATAGTAGATAGCCGGCCACTTGCGCCGGTTCAGAAGGGTAGGGCGGAAGCAGCGGCGGCTTGGGCCACGATGAAGTGGGCTGCGCTCAGCAGGTCGGGCAAATAACCGTCGGGCTGGGCGCTGTAACGCTCCACCCGCGTCTTGTCCGAGCCGACCTGAATCGCGCGAACCCCCGCCCGTGCGGCGCATAGCATGTCAACCGGGGAATCGCCAACAAACCAACTGGTACTCAAATCGATATTCAGATCGGCCACCGCGCGGCGAACTAAACCAATCTCAGGTTTGCGGCACTCACAGCTTCGCTTGAGCTCGCGCACTTCGCCCGCGAAGCCAAAATCGGGATGGTGCGGGCAGTAGTAGATGGCGTCCAAAAACGCACCGGCGGCGCCCAGCATGATCTCCATCGCGTTATGGATGCGGACCAGTTCGTCTTCCGTGCAGCCGCCGCGCGCGATCACCGATTGATTGGTGACCAGAACCAGTCGGTAGCCGGCGGCTCTCAAGAGCCTAAGCGCCTGCGGCACGCCGTGCAGCAGGCGCAAATTGTCGGGACTGCTCAGATAGGGAACGTTTTCCACCAACGTACCGTCGCGATCCAAAAAAATCGCCGGCGCGCGCTGGTTGAGCGAGGCTCGCGCGATCAATCCGGTGGCCAGGTCAGTGGCCACCTGATCCAGGCGCTCCGGGGTACCCGCGTCCTTGACGTATTCGGGGCTGCGGTAGCCATACAGCGGAACTCCGGCGCGCAGCAGCTCGGCGAACAAATCGGGGATAAAATCGCGGGGCGGCGCGGGGAAAACCCGGCGCAGCGCTTCGCTCTCGATCAGATACACCCCAGCATTGACCAGGTTGCACGGCGGCGCCGACTGATGCGGCTTGGGATGGAACGCGAGGACTCGACCGTGGCGATCAAGCTCGACCAAGTCGGAATCGAAGGGGTGATCGTTGGGATGAAGAAACAGGCTTACGGCCGCGCCGCTGGCTTGATGGGCGGCCTGAAAGCGTTCCAAGTCGAGGTTCACCATGGTGTCGCCATTAAGCACCAGCAGGCGCGGCCCCAGGCTTGGCAGCGCGGCCAACAAAGCGGCGGCAGGGCCGGCAGCCTCGCGATCGGGCAGACAACACACGCGCAGCCCCCAGCGCGCGCCGCCGGCGCAAAAGCGCGCCACCGCCTCGGCCTTGAAGCCGGTCAAAACCGCCACATTCTTGATTCCAGCAGCGGCGAGCAACTCCATCTGATATTCCAGCAGCGGCTTACCCAAAATGGGGACCAAAACCTTGGGCAAGCCCTGGCTGCGCGCGGCCAGTCGTGCGCCGCGTCCACCTGCCATAATTACCGCGGTCACCACGGACCTACCTCCTCGGCCACCTCTGCGCAGGCTTGCGCGATGGCGGCGCTGGAGCTTTGCCGAGGGCGCCAACCCAATGCCGTAAGCTTGTCGATACAGTAATGAAAGCGCGCCACTTCGCCGCTCCAGCCACGCGTCCCACCGGTGTACTCAATCGTCGCCTGTACGCCAGCCGCGCGCATGACCTGCGCCGCTATCTCCGCCACCGTCGCTCCCTCGTCGGCTGGTCCGATATTGAAGCATACCGATCGGCCCGCGGCGCGCTCCCAAATATACAACATCGCATCGATCAATTCGCGCACGTGCAGATAGGGCTTGCGCTGGCGACCATCGCCCAGCACCGGAAGCCGGCGCCGATTGGTCTTCAGGCGAGTCAGCAGGTCCACGATCACACCATGGGTGGCGCGCGCTCCGACCACGTTGGGCAGGCGAAAGACAACCGCGCGTGACAGACCTTCGGTAAGAGCCGCGTTAAGCGCCGCTTCGCTGGCCAACTTCATGGCGCCATAATTGGAGATTGGTTTAGACGCTGGACCCTCCTCGCGCAGGGCGCCGAACCATTCGCCGTAAACCGCCGAGGTCGAGGTAAAGCCAAATTGCGCAATCCCTCGTCGCCGCGCCAGGGCGACCATCCGGCAGGTGCTGAGAAAAGTATCGCGTAGATCGATTGAAGCCTCGGCCTGCCCTGCTGCGATATCCGAGTTGGCCGCCAAATGCCAGATCGCGCCGACCTGGTGGCGAGCCACCACCGGCTCCAAGCGCTCGCGCACCTGAGCCTCGTCGGCTAGATCAAGCCGAATCAGCACGAACCGCCCGCTTGCCAGCGCCCCCGCCAGATGGCCGATTTTACCCCGGCTTAGGTTGTCGGCTCCAATCACCATATCCTCGCGGGTCAGCAGCGCATCCACCAGGTGGCTGCCGATAAAACCCGCGGCTCCGGTCACCAGCACCGCCATCGCTCAAAAGGCCGCACGGCGAGCAGCCCCCTCTATCTCCACCGCTTGCGGTTGATAAAAGACAATCTTGCTGCCTTCACCCTCGAAGGCAAAGGGCACCCGGCGCAGCTTCAGGGCCGCGCCAATCCTCGCATGCGCCGCCGCAGAGGCGAAGAAGAGCAGAAACCCACCGCCCCCGGCCCCCAGTAATTTCCCTCCCACGGCACCGGCAGCGCGAGCTCGCGCGTAGTACTCGTCGATCTCCGGGTTGGTGATCCCCGCCGTCAGGCTGCGCTTGAGCATCCAGCCTTCGTGCAACATCTCGCCCACGCTTTCCACATTGCCCGCCTCCAGCTCCAGCCGCATCCGGTGGCTGAGCTCCACCATTCGGCCCATGATTGCGAAAGCGCGCCGACCTTGACGCATCGCTCTTCCCTGGCTCCCCAGGATGCTGCCAGCCGTGCGGGTAATGCCCGTGTAATACAGCCCCAACCGTTCCTCCAGTCGATCCAAGACGCGCGCGGCGCACACGATCGGGCTGACGGTCACCTTGCCTTGGCGCTCAAAAGCCATGAAGTTCAGGCCGCCGTAGGCCACTGCATACTGGTCCTGCAGCCCGATCGGCTGAGCACACAGTTCAATCTCAACTTTGGCCGCCAAGCCGGCCAGTTGCGCCGGGCCAGCCCGTTGGGCGCTGAAGGCGAACAGGCTGTTGAGCAGCCCCACGGTGTAGGCGCTGGAGGAGCCCAGCCCGCTGCCGCGCGACGGAATGTCGGCTACCGACACGATTTCGATTCCGTGTGGTTGACCAAACAGTCTCAGCGATTCGCGTGCAATCGGATGCTCGATCTGATCGATCCTCTCGACCTCTTCCGTGCGCGAATAGCCGATGCGAATGCGTCGATCGAACTTGGCGTTGACCAGTACGTATATATATTTATCGATTGTCGCGGTAACGACTGCACCTTGCTCCTGCTCATAGAAGGCAGCCATATCGCTGCCACCGCCGGCCAAGCTGATCCGACAAGGCGTCTTGCTGATGACCATCGCTACCCAAAACCGCCAGAAATTAGGAAATAGTCACAATCCAATCGGCGATCGCCACTCCGCTCTCGACCAGCCCGAATTCATCGCTCATCCGGCTCTTCAGCAATGCCGCCACCGCGGCCGCGGAAAAACCGCGCGCCCGATAGTCGCCGATCAACCGTTGCCGGCGAATCACCTCAGGGCAACGCACGAAAATCCGCATATCTGCATCGGTTGTCCACGTCGGATCGGCCAGCGCGCTGACGCCTTCGGCAATAATCACGCTGGCTGCGTCAACTTCGATCCGCATGCGAATCGGGCTGGTAGCGCGCGTTTGACGGGCGTAAACTGGAAGGTCGTAGATCCCCGGATTTCGGCGCATTGTGGCCAGCGCGCGCGCGATGGCCGCGCGATCGTGGCGACCCCAAAAACCCGCCCGCGCCGCGCGCAAGCTCACCGGTATAATCCAGCCATCCAAGGCCACGATCACCGCTGCCCGGCCCTGTCTTTCCAAAGCTTGTCGCAAAGCTCGAACGAATGTACTTTTACCCGAACGCGCCTGCCCACCGACCAAAACCAAAGCTCCGTCGGCAATTTGCGCGGCCATGCTCGCGAGCTGGCATCGCCCGCCGACAAACTCAGATACGGCTTCTGACACGCGTCCGCCATTCCATCAGCACCTGCTGATAGCCCTTCAGGATATTGCCGCTTGCCGCCGCTTCCGCCACCTTACGACTGATTTTTGAGCACCCGTTCTTTAGCGCCTCATCAAATGTTGTCAATTCACAACTTTGTCAGATTTGACAAATTTGATTTGAACAAGAGCCGCCATAATTTTCGCTTACGCTATTCGGCCGGGCGTGGTTAAGGCGCATAGCAGGTGCCTTTAACTGTTTGACACCATTTTCGCATTTTCCGGCGAAAGATCCGGCCGGAAAGCAGGCAGAATGGCAGGAGTGCCATAAAGCCGTCATTGCCACCACGGTGAATTCGTCACGGCACAGGATGCCCAATTCAGGTTACAGGCCAGTAGCCATTAGTTAGCGGGTTGGTCAAGCTGGGCTCGGCCTGGCACACATAGGGAGGCTCGGGGTGCATCGAACAGGCTGGCGCGAAGAAGCGTCAGGCAAATCGGCTACCATTCGATTAGGCTTGGCCGCGATGATCGGGCTGGGCGTGGCGATATTTCACGGCCGTGGCTTGGCCTCTACCTATGTCACTGAGATTCCACTTGACGATGCGATTTATGTCGAGTTGGATACGCTGAATAATTTGGGTGTTCTGGATACTTACATCAACGAAATCCGCCCGATCAGCCGAATTGAAGCGGCGCGCCTCGTAGTTGAAGCTCAGGACAACCTGCAACGCATAGCCGACCCCGCGGGGCTAGCTCATTCGCTGGTCAACGATCTAGTCTCGCAATTGCCCCGTGAGGTGGAATGGATAAAAGACGACCGCGAGGACAATTTGCGCAACGTCTTTTATCCCTTGGAACGGGTTGAAGCGAGCTACGTCTTTTCCAGCGGCCAGCGGCGCACCTTTAACAACAACGGAGTGGGGCCGCTGCATGCGGTGGAAGCCACCCCCCTGCTACCCAATGACGACGATTTATCCACCGAGCCGGGCAGTAACGAAGTCGGACGGCTGGCGATGTGGGAGGGGCTGGGCAGTTTTTTTACGGTATATGGCGAAGGCGCGGTCGCCGGCCCGTTCACCCGCGCCGGCCAGAATTCGCGCCTTGACCTGATAACCGGCGCGGCAGTCGTGAGCTGGGGTAATCTGGCGCTGAGCTTTGGCAAGGAAGAAATGGTCTGGGGCACCGGCTATTTTGGTGCGCTCTCGCAGGGGGCCAACGCGGCCCCCTTTCCGGCCCTACGTTTGCGCAACATCCATCCCAGCTATCTCCCCGGCTTTTTGCGCTACTTGGGCCCGATGCGGCTTGACGCATTCTTTGGGCAACTCGACGGCGACCGCTATTTCGCCCATCCCTGGCTGGACGGCCAGGCCTTGGTTTTCAAACCGTTACCGACGTTGGAATTTGGTGTCGACCACGCCATCATGTTCGGCGGTCGCCACAACGACGGCTACAATTGGGCGGGTTTTTTGGGGCGTGCCACCGCCCTTGATACCGGCAGCGCCAGCGTGGGCAATACCAACTCGCGCGGCGGCCTGTTCGTCAGGGCCTATTTCCCCCATTGGCGCGGGCTGCAAATTTACCAGGAGACCTTGGGCGAAGACAACCTGACCAAGGAAGTTCCTGGCATCGGCCGCTTCCTGCCCTTTCTTTCGGTCTCCTACCAAGGTGGGCTCTATCTGCCGCGCCTGAGCGCCGACGGCCGTACCACGCTGCGCTTGGAATATACGATTACCGAATCCAACTATTCCAACCACAGCGATTCGCTTTATTGGGCTTACGACAACCGCTTGATGGGCTATCCACTAGGACCCGACGCCTCGCGAGTCGATCTCGCCTTTCAGCGCTGGGTGGATAATCGCAATCGGCTCCAAGGCGACATCTTCTATACCAACCGGGCCGGCAATACCCTGGTGGGATGGCATCGCGAGCAAAGCGGCGGTTTGGCCGTAGCGCTGTGGCGGCTCCCCAAGCCGTTTTTGGGCAGTGCCGCCTTCCTGGGTGGAATCCAGATCCAAGCCAGCTTCGAGTGCGTCCAAAATCTGGACTTTACCAGCATGACCGGGGTGCGCACGATGCTGTCGGTAACCTTTTCCTTTAGTGACCCTCTCACCTCGCTGCATTGGGGCTGAAGCGATGAGTTATGTTTCGCCCCGCTTTGCACCCGCTCGACCCGTGGCTCCGCGTGCAGGCACACCCTCCATCCCACGCGTAGCCTGCGTCGTGACTCATCCGATTCAGTACCAAGTACCGCTGTTTCGTTATCTGACGGCCTCGGGCCAAATCGCTCTAAGCGTGTTTTTTCTGAGCGACGTCTCCTTGCGCAGCTATCATGACAGTGGGTTTCAACGCGAGGTCAAATGGGACGTGCCCCTGTTGGGGGGCTATCACCATCAGTTCTTACCCGGGTTGGGAAAGACGAACCGGCTGTCCTTCTGCCGCCCGTTGGTTCATGGTCTTCGCCGCCGCCTGCGCGCAGGCCGGTTCGACGCCGTTTGGATCCACGGTTATGCGCATCAAGGCCTGCTCGCCGCGATCGTGGCCGCCCGCAGCCTGGGCATCAGGCTGTGGCTGCGGGGCGATTCGATCCCCGCCAGCGGTTCCATACGCAACCCCCGCGCACGCCTCAAGCAGTTTCTCGCTCCTGCCTTTTTGCGCCTGTTCGACGGCTTCCTCACGGTCGGCACGCTCAATCGCAATTACTATCGTTCCTTCGGGGTACCCCAAGAACGGCTGTTCTCGACTCCCTATGCGGTCGATAACGACTTCTTCATCCGGCGCTGCGCTCAAGCTCGCTTGGGTCGCGAACGGTTGCGCGCGCAGTTGAAATTGACACCCGGCCGGCCGGTGGTACTATTTGCCGCCAAGTTCCAAACTCGCAAGCGCGCCGCAGACCTGATCGAGGCCTTTTGCCGCCTGTCACCCGACGGCAAGTCCGAACCCCATCCCTATTTGCTGCTGATAGGCGAGGGAGAGGAGGGCGAGCGCCTGCGCGCCCGCGTCGCCGCCATGCGTTGGGATTCGATTCGCTTTATGGGCTTTCGCAATCAAAGCGAACTCCCGGATTTTTATGACCTGTGCGATGTTTTCGTCCTGCCCGCCGCGGCGGAACCTTGGGGCTTGGTAATCAACGAGGTCCTCAACGCCGCCAAACCGGTGATCGTCAGCGATCAGGTAGGGTGTGCTCCCGACTTGGTAGAAGATTCCTACAATGGCTTCGTCGTGCCCCTAGGCGATATCGATATTTTGAGCGCGCGGCTACATCAGTTATGCGGCGATTGCATGCTCAGACGCATCATGGGTCAGCGCGGCGCGCAGCGCGTCGCACATTTCGATTTTAAGGCCGATTTGGAAGGGCTGCTCACCGCCTGGGCGGCTCCCAGCGGGTAACTCGTGCCATATAAATTCTACCTACTACCCGGCGCGCCCATCTGCCAATAGCTAGTCGGCCCGGCGTTTCTCACAGGCTCGCTTATTGCTAGCAGCACGCCGGCCAAGGCGAACCGTGAGAATCAAAATGAGCAACACGCTCCGGGCATGGTCAGGTCGCCTGATGGCGAGTCTTGTGTTGTGCAGTCTAACCGCCTGCACCAATGCGATGTTGGCTTCGGCTCAACGCAAACTGGCTGCCGGCCAGTACCAGGATGCGCAGCACGACCTCAGCGCAGTACTCAGTCAGCCCGGACGCTTGAACGATCGCGAGCGTCGCATCGCCCAGGATGGCCTCTGCCAAGCGGAGTTTGCCCTCGGTGAACCCACTTATTCCTTGTCTCGCCAGCATCGCGATTGCGCCATAGCCGCCAATCAACCTGGAAGTGACAGTCAGGTGCGCTTGGCTCGAATCGACGCTGCAATCCGGGCTAAGAGCAGCGTCCAAATCCACCGCGCGCTGGGCCGGCACGACCTAGAGGGGGCGGTAGTCGCGCTGCTGCACTATCAGCAGCTAGAGGGCCCCAGAGACCCGACCGCAATTAAGTGGAATCGGCAAATTTGGAGAATGGTTGCACTCACTGAAGGGACAGGCGCACGCCGTCAAACGCGCAGCTCCGGCCTCAACCTGCTGGTAGCCGAGCATCCCACCCTGCACCAGATGAGCCGGCAGGCCTTCTTGCATTGGCTGGAAACCAAGGGCCCAGGCGAGTACAGCCTGGGCAGCTCTGAAGCGGCAATCAAGGGCAAGACCTTGCGGTTGACCCTACCGGCCGTCGATTTGGGCCAAGCGCGCTTCGGGCCGCAGACC
The window above is part of the Candidatus Binataceae bacterium genome. Proteins encoded here:
- a CDS encoding HAD-IIIA family hydrolase, whose product is MTAVIMAGGRGARLAARSQGLPKVLVPILGKPLLEYQMELLAAAGIKNVAVLTGFKAEAVARFCAGGARWGLRVCCLPDREAAGPAAALLAALPSLGPRLLVLNGDTMVNLDLERFQAAHQASGAAVSLFLHPNDHPFDSDLVELDRHGRVLAFHPKPHQSAPPCNLVNAGVYLIESEALRRVFPAPPRDFIPDLFAELLRAGVPLYGYRSPEYVKDAGTPERLDQVATDLATGLIARASLNQRAPAIFLDRDGTLVENVPYLSSPDNLRLLHGVPQALRLLRAAGYRLVLVTNQSVIARGGCTEDELVRIHNAMEIMLGAAGAFLDAIYYCPHHPDFGFAGEVRELKRSCECRKPEIGLVRRAVADLNIDLSTSWFVGDSPVDMLCAARAGVRAIQVGSDKTRVERYSAQPDGYLPDLLSAAHFIVAQAAAASALPF
- a CDS encoding NAD-dependent epimerase/dehydratase family protein, which encodes MAVLVTGAAGFIGSHLVDALLTREDMVIGADNLSRGKIGHLAGALASGRFVLIRLDLADEAQVRERLEPVVARHQVGAIWHLAANSDIAAGQAEASIDLRDTFLSTCRMVALARRRGIAQFGFTSTSAVYGEWFGALREEGPASKPISNYGAMKLASEAALNAALTEGLSRAVVFRLPNVVGARATHGVIVDLLTRLKTNRRRLPVLGDGRQRKPYLHVRELIDAMLYIWERAAGRSVCFNIGPADEGATVAEIAAQVMRAAGVQATIEYTGGTRGWSGEVARFHYCIDKLTALGWRPRQSSSAAIAQACAEVAEEVGPW
- a CDS encoding glycosyltransferase family 4 protein is translated as MTHPIQYQVPLFRYLTASGQIALSVFFLSDVSLRSYHDSGFQREVKWDVPLLGGYHHQFLPGLGKTNRLSFCRPLVHGLRRRLRAGRFDAVWIHGYAHQGLLAAIVAARSLGIRLWLRGDSIPASGSIRNPRARLKQFLAPAFLRLFDGFLTVGTLNRNYYRSFGVPQERLFSTPYAVDNDFFIRRCAQARLGRERLRAQLKLTPGRPVVLFAAKFQTRKRAADLIEAFCRLSPDGKSEPHPYLLLIGEGEEGERLRARVAAMRWDSIRFMGFRNQSELPDFYDLCDVFVLPAAAEPWGLVINEVLNAAKPVIVSDQVGCAPDLVEDSYNGFVVPLGDIDILSARLHQLCGDCMLRRIMGQRGAQRVAHFDFKADLEGLLTAWAAPSG
- a CDS encoding sugar transferase; translation: MVVQYRGKRGLDVVGALILLLLSAPLFVLAAIVLKLLHWEVPLVVGVEVLGQDRRVFRMFKFSTMVRDAHQQLAHVLGADPAARQEWERDRKLRHDPRILPLIGNFLRRTSINELPQLINVLKGEMSLVGPRPITVQEEELYVRYSGPLRLARRHAVRPGITGLWQVAGRANLGYAARIGLDASYLAKPGLGRDLAILLRTAPAVIKCNGAY
- a CDS encoding NAD-dependent epimerase/dehydratase family protein, encoding MTTNSGGLRVVVTGGAGFIGSHLVERLLREGHRVRVLDNPATGREANLAHLRHHAGLEWERVDINEEARLSGLLADAQWVFHLAGLADIVPSIADPRAYHWVNVNGTVAMLEAARAAGASRFIYAASSSCYGLPCQLPTPETAPAQRHHSLTSRARTRPGRRVRPKPPQIAFSRGAYVQRQARRRGFSE
- a CDS encoding capsule assembly Wzi family protein produces the protein MHRTGWREEASGKSATIRLGLAAMIGLGVAIFHGRGLASTYVTEIPLDDAIYVELDTLNNLGVLDTYINEIRPISRIEAARLVVEAQDNLQRIADPAGLAHSLVNDLVSQLPREVEWIKDDREDNLRNVFYPLERVEASYVFSSGQRRTFNNNGVGPLHAVEATPLLPNDDDLSTEPGSNEVGRLAMWEGLGSFFTVYGEGAVAGPFTRAGQNSRLDLITGAAVVSWGNLALSFGKEEMVWGTGYFGALSQGANAAPFPALRLRNIHPSYLPGFLRYLGPMRLDAFFGQLDGDRYFAHPWLDGQALVFKPLPTLEFGVDHAIMFGGRHNDGYNWAGFLGRATALDTGSASVGNTNSRGGLFVRAYFPHWRGLQIYQETLGEDNLTKEVPGIGRFLPFLSVSYQGGLYLPRLSADGRTTLRLEYTITESNYSNHSDSLYWAYDNRLMGYPLGPDASRVDLAFQRWVDNRNRLQGDIFYTNRAGNTLVGWHREQSGGLAVALWRLPKPFLGSAAFLGGIQIQASFECVQNLDFTSMTGVRTMLSVTFSFSDPLTSLHWG
- a CDS encoding response regulator transcription factor, which codes for MFSVKPVAADSASKCRVVIIDDHEMVVAGLSALLAMSGIKVIGCADSAEDGLKVVTALLPDVAIIDVQLPGASGINAAHSITRSCPNVKTVMLSGYDDREYVLESLLGARASAYVLKSDGPATLVEAVKAAIAEKRYISPSVAGCVLERLRPAYSKVSKGARLSRREREVIMMIAKGATAKQIAAGLAISAKTAQAHRSNVAAKLGLRSTASIVHYAIRAGLVPL